GCTGTATGGATAGCATTTGTTACAACAGTCTCATTGGCACAAATCCCTTACACTTTTTTAAAATCTAAAATACCTTCTCCCTTAGTATTGGATGTAAAATAACTAGCAGTAGCCAGTAGAACACCGGCAAATACAGGAAAAGTCCAAACTATACATTGGAATGCAGTATTTCCTGTTCTTCCTTATTTTCTTGTCTGCTCTCGTTCAAAATTTTGCCTCATTTTCTGTGTGCCGTGCCACACCTGTGTTTGTGCACGAACACGCAAAAGTGTAATCGGAGTAGGCGTGACTTCAGCcaattcctcctctcctccaccagtctgggGAAACACGAATCTCCTCTACTCTGCCTGACACAACTGGAGTTTTCTGAACTTAGAAGGTGAATATCTTTACATTGTCTTCATCATAATTCACATCTTCTGCCTGCTACAATATTTAGCAAGCGGTGCATTGGGATCAGAACGGTTTGTTTGCTACCTTGCCTAGACTTTTAGAAACATGCATCTGCCTGCAAACCGTTCTGAGGTTCGAGTTTGAAAGGGAAGAATAAagagatttttaatgaatgttatTTTGATTGTGTTGGCAAAGCTACTCTCATGAGAGAATTATTATGTCTTCAGCTGTCATTATCTTTACACTCCAGACGTACTCTGTTTCCACACATCTAAATACCACTATACAGCTTTTTCCCCCCTCTAACTCGCTCAGACCAGCCAAGATGCCAGAGAACGCAGAGGCCGTTTCAGCCACTCTAACCACCAACAGGAACTGTACTATAGAGCTCACCAATGTCACCACCGGTTACTGTCTCATCAACCCCAAGTATGTTGGCATTCAATACTCTAATACTCCttacattacatacagtacaccacTATGGAAAATAAATGAATTAGCCAACTAACAAACCAGCTGTCCATCCCCAGATTGTTATTTGTCTGTTACTTTTCGGTGGAATTTCTCAGAgtaaatatattttatgacaGGCTTCTCTTGGATGGGTGGTTTTCATGTGTAACGTGGCTTTGAGTACATCCACCGATCCATCATGAAGTGACACAATGTGGCTCATTGCACACCGCGTGCTGGCTCACTCTGTGTTGCTTACGAATCCATAGCAGCACTCGCACTCCATCCATCAGCACAGAGTGGCTGGACAGAAAGAAAGGAACAGTGAAATGACTAAAAGTAGAGGGACAGTGAAAAAGTGTACAGTCACACAACTTTAAGTCCAGTTGTAAGGTTTTGCATTTTATCAGCAACATGAATGTTCAGATAATTGTTTTGAACTTTAATGACCCCCCATTCCTATTACTAACCCCCCCAGGGTGTATATGTCCAGTGGTTTCTGCTACCACCCACCCCAGCCCACCGTCCGCACCACCAAGACAGAGGTGTGCTCCTTCACCAAGGATGACGACACAGCCACGGGCGCCGTGGGGGTCCTGACCTACGACCTTTTCCACATGCAGAGCCGCGTGTGCTCAGAACGCATGGCCATCATGTTCTCCGTGCCCTACGACTACAACTTCTACAAGAACTGGCTGGGGGTGGGCGTCTTCGAGGTGGCACGCGCCTGCGACAAGCAACTGTACAACCACATGTACAAGGAGAAGGACTTCAGCAAGTTTGTCCGATCAGAGGCCAGTGGGTCAGGGGTGGAGTACAAGGCCCAACACGTAGACCTGAGGGCCACCATGTCCAATGTTGGGAAGTCAATCATTAAGGTGGAGCTCTATGATAAAATGGGGCACAAATGAGGGTAGACAAGCTGGTAGCTGAGCCATTTTACCAACTCACAGCAGGGAAAAAGTTTATATTTATACATAATCACGTACTAAATATAAGAATCACCCAACTTAGGTGGTTAATGTTATCCAAttaataaatatttatttaactgGAAGATATTACTGTCTAATTGTTCACAATACTTGATTCTTCTTTTCCTGCTCCTGTACATGTTTGTTTTAATAAAACATTGAACAATGAATTGGTGTAAGATGTTTTAGTGATAACCTTTAACATGCACTTACACACCTGATCTACTGAACAGTTTCACGTATCATTAATATTTACCATTAAGAATAAATGATTGTACATTGAATTACGTTTCCTAGAACTGTCAGTTTTTAATGAATCATAAAGAGACTTTATACTCGCCATAATACAATAATCCCATGTGATTCAGTGACTATTGGCTCAGAATGGATCATTATCCTGTCAGGATTTATATGGTTCTTGGTCTCCTGCCTTGTCCAACGTCCTGTAGAACTGCACCATATTA
This sequence is a window from Oncorhynchus mykiss isolate Arlee chromosome 13, USDA_OmykA_1.1, whole genome shotgun sequence. Protein-coding genes within it:
- the LOC110486272 gene encoding bryoporin codes for the protein MPENAEAVSATLTTNRNCTIELTNVTTGYCLINPKVYMSSGFCYHPPQPTVRTTKTEVCSFTKDDDTATGAVGVLTYDLFHMQSRVCSERMAIMFSVPYDYNFYKNWLGVGVFEVARACDKQLYNHMYKEKDFSKFVRSEASGSGVEYKAQHVDLRATMSNVGKSIIKVELYDKMGHK